A single region of the Halorussus gelatinilyticus genome encodes:
- a CDS encoding DHH family phosphoesterase — MKDWVIDDDNLSIERKSILPGEGFFVPDSVEEAKEEAEAEAALTGAEVAVVADPDADGLACTALVREIYGEAALIDAGPHDLEEALERVADYSEPGARIFVCDLCPDSYDEVGESLEALVEQAGDVRWFDHHQWTDPVDEAVREAGVELVVGDSDEECTADVAVRSLDYDFPDYLVELAAVTRDHDLWIRDDERSDDLADFSYWADPEEYIEVVAEHGADLPADIEEFLAEMRVEKDALIEKAVARADVEEIGPWTVGVTYGRCSQNEVAEELRQQGTDAAVVVKPSGSASIRGTDEFERCHEVARQVNGGGHPKAAGCKPRIYDDMLDYAHHWTTRGAVAKQVIVEAFWHVARDVEAETAAAEEELDEGDEAGENDESDE; from the coding sequence ATGAAAGACTGGGTCATCGACGACGACAACCTCTCTATCGAGCGCAAGTCCATCCTGCCCGGCGAGGGCTTCTTCGTGCCGGATTCGGTCGAGGAGGCCAAAGAGGAGGCCGAGGCCGAGGCCGCCCTGACCGGTGCCGAGGTCGCGGTCGTGGCCGACCCCGACGCCGACGGACTGGCCTGCACCGCGCTGGTCCGGGAAATTTACGGGGAGGCGGCGCTCATCGACGCCGGACCCCACGACTTGGAGGAAGCGCTCGAACGCGTCGCCGACTACAGCGAACCCGGCGCGCGAATCTTCGTCTGCGACCTTTGTCCCGACAGCTACGACGAGGTCGGCGAGTCGCTGGAGGCGCTGGTCGAACAGGCCGGCGACGTCCGGTGGTTCGACCACCACCAGTGGACCGACCCCGTGGACGAGGCGGTTCGCGAGGCGGGCGTCGAGTTGGTCGTCGGCGACAGCGACGAGGAGTGTACCGCCGACGTGGCGGTCCGGTCGCTGGACTACGACTTCCCGGACTACCTCGTGGAACTCGCGGCGGTCACGCGCGACCACGACCTCTGGATTCGGGACGACGAGCGCAGCGACGACCTCGCGGACTTCTCCTACTGGGCCGACCCCGAGGAGTACATCGAAGTGGTCGCCGAACACGGGGCTGACCTCCCCGCCGACATCGAGGAGTTCCTCGCGGAGATGCGCGTCGAGAAGGACGCGCTCATCGAGAAGGCGGTCGCCCGCGCCGACGTCGAGGAGATCGGCCCGTGGACGGTCGGCGTGACCTACGGCCGGTGTTCGCAGAACGAGGTCGCCGAGGAGTTGCGCCAGCAGGGCACCGACGCCGCGGTCGTCGTCAAGCCCTCCGGGAGCGCCTCGATTCGGGGCACCGACGAGTTCGAGCGGTGCCACGAGGTCGCCCGACAGGTCAACGGCGGCGGCCACCCGAAGGCCGCGGGATGTAAGCCCCGCATCTACGACGACATGCTCGACTACGCCCACCACTGGACGACCCGCGGCGCGGTCGCGAAGCAGGTCATCGTCGAGGCGTTCTGGCACGTCGCGCGCGACGTGGAAGCCGAGACGGCGGCGGCCGAGGAGGAACTGGACGAGGGCGACGAGGCCGGCGAGAACGACGAGAGCGACGAATGA
- a CDS encoding sensor histidine kinase: MSGRAGASGPAFWGDAEGPEALRRYRSLVNVIDDGIYQLDAEGRFAAVNDAVVELTGYARDDLLGEHVSLLLADDDSTTEQFLTSPTDPSERIEFVVQTAEGGRVRCEARVTPFEADGAGGGTVGVVREVTDRGRPNQSRGESHRRRNREQRGECERESPETETRLEAAASAGLVGTWTWDIRENVVTADECLVASFDADPATATGGAPIEEFLASVHDADRERVRERLDEAVEETGEFATEYRITNADGDTRWVSSRGEVEYDDDGEVVRILGATADVTERKEAEAELERVTAETEEQMRLYETIVSSTPDLVYAFDLDYHFTFANDAVLEMWDRTLEESIGKTLEEIGYEPWHAEMHEREIDEVIETKEPVRGEVEFPHAELGRRVYDYIFAPVLDDDGEVEAIAGTTRDVTERKEAEEELQKSKERFRALVTASSDVVYRMSPDWSEMHELEGKEFLADTDESTSNWLDKYIHPDEQPRVREAIDEAIRTKGIFELEHRVERDDGNVGWTFSRAVPMLDEDGEIEEWIGMASDITERKRRERALEESERRYRTLTENFPNGAVGVYDHELRYTLAEGKVLGETLPSADRLEGNRMPDIFPSETVEDLEPVFRAAVEDGETGKTTTEFGGRDWRVWAAPLRDADGDIFAGLSLAQDVTEQVERERELEERTERLDRFASMLAHELRNPVTIGQIYSQQLPDDAGTDAVEYVTEAFDRIEDMIDVMLVLTRGRKAVGERTPVELADAARKTWDDVDAPEATLEVSVGQTIQADETYVQHLFRNLLENAVEHGGSDVTITVGDLPPGPETEADGDSTDESVGVSSERSEDEARQGAKQTAGGFYVADDGSGIPAENRDTVFEAGYTTTSGQEGTGLGLAFVSELAEVYGWEYEVTESAGGGARFEFTDIDSDP, encoded by the coding sequence ATGAGTGGACGAGCGGGGGCTTCTGGCCCAGCGTTTTGGGGGGACGCCGAGGGCCCGGAGGCTCTCCGGCGCTATCGATCACTCGTGAACGTAATCGACGATGGAATCTACCAACTCGACGCCGAGGGTCGATTCGCCGCGGTCAACGACGCCGTCGTGGAACTGACGGGCTACGCGCGCGACGACCTGCTCGGCGAACACGTCTCTCTGCTACTCGCCGACGACGATTCGACGACCGAGCAGTTCCTCACGAGTCCGACGGACCCAAGCGAGCGAATCGAGTTCGTCGTACAGACTGCCGAGGGCGGCCGCGTTCGCTGCGAGGCGCGAGTTACCCCGTTCGAAGCCGACGGCGCGGGAGGGGGAACCGTCGGTGTCGTTCGAGAAGTCACCGACCGCGGGCGACCGAATCAGTCACGCGGAGAATCCCACCGACGACGGAACCGCGAGCAGCGCGGCGAGTGCGAACGGGAGTCTCCCGAGACGGAAACTCGACTCGAAGCTGCCGCGTCCGCCGGGTTGGTCGGCACGTGGACGTGGGACATTCGGGAGAACGTCGTGACGGCGGACGAGTGTCTCGTCGCGTCCTTCGACGCGGACCCGGCGACGGCTACCGGGGGCGCACCAATCGAGGAGTTCCTCGCCTCGGTTCACGACGCGGACCGAGAACGAGTGAGAGAGCGACTCGACGAGGCGGTCGAGGAGACTGGGGAGTTCGCCACCGAGTACCGAATTACGAACGCGGACGGCGACACGCGGTGGGTGTCGTCCCGCGGCGAAGTCGAGTACGACGACGACGGCGAGGTGGTCCGGATACTCGGTGCTACCGCCGACGTCACCGAACGCAAGGAAGCGGAGGCAGAGCTGGAGCGAGTGACAGCCGAGACCGAAGAGCAGATGAGGCTCTACGAGACCATCGTCTCCAGCACGCCGGACCTCGTCTACGCCTTCGACCTCGACTACCACTTCACGTTCGCCAACGACGCGGTGCTGGAGATGTGGGACCGAACCCTCGAGGAATCCATCGGGAAAACGCTGGAGGAAATCGGCTACGAGCCGTGGCACGCCGAGATGCACGAGCGCGAAATCGACGAGGTCATCGAGACGAAAGAACCCGTCCGCGGTGAGGTCGAGTTCCCACACGCCGAACTCGGCCGCCGCGTCTACGACTACATCTTCGCGCCGGTACTCGACGACGACGGCGAAGTCGAAGCCATCGCCGGGACGACCCGCGACGTCACCGAGCGCAAGGAGGCCGAGGAGGAACTCCAGAAGAGCAAAGAGCGATTCCGCGCGCTGGTCACCGCGAGTTCGGACGTGGTGTATCGCATGAGCCCCGACTGGAGCGAGATGCACGAACTCGAGGGCAAGGAGTTCCTCGCCGACACGGACGAATCGACCAGCAACTGGCTCGACAAGTACATCCATCCGGACGAGCAGCCGCGAGTCAGGGAGGCCATCGACGAGGCCATCCGGACGAAGGGCATCTTCGAGTTGGAACACCGGGTGGAGCGGGACGACGGGAACGTCGGCTGGACGTTCTCGCGCGCGGTGCCGATGCTCGACGAAGACGGTGAAATCGAGGAGTGGATCGGGATGGCGAGCGACATCACCGAGCGGAAACGGCGCGAGCGAGCGCTCGAAGAGTCCGAGCGGCGGTATCGGACGCTCACCGAGAACTTCCCGAACGGAGCGGTCGGGGTGTACGACCACGAACTCCGCTACACCCTGGCCGAGGGGAAAGTCTTGGGCGAGACCCTACCGAGCGCGGACCGTCTGGAGGGCAACCGAATGCCGGATATCTTCCCGTCGGAGACGGTCGAGGACCTCGAACCGGTGTTTCGGGCCGCCGTCGAGGACGGTGAAACCGGCAAGACGACGACCGAATTCGGCGGTCGAGACTGGCGAGTGTGGGCGGCACCCCTGCGCGACGCCGACGGCGACATCTTCGCCGGGCTGAGTCTCGCTCAGGACGTCACCGAACAGGTGGAACGCGAGCGAGAACTCGAGGAGCGGACCGAGCGCCTCGACAGGTTCGCCAGCATGCTGGCCCACGAACTCCGCAATCCCGTGACCATCGGCCAGATATACAGCCAGCAGTTGCCCGACGACGCGGGCACGGACGCGGTGGAGTACGTCACGGAGGCGTTCGACCGCATCGAGGACATGATCGACGTCATGCTGGTACTGACTCGCGGCCGCAAGGCCGTCGGCGAGCGAACGCCGGTCGAACTCGCGGACGCGGCCCGGAAGACGTGGGACGACGTGGACGCTCCCGAGGCGACGCTCGAAGTTTCGGTCGGCCAGACGATACAGGCCGACGAGACGTACGTCCAGCACCTGTTCCGAAACCTCCTCGAGAACGCGGTCGAACACGGCGGAAGCGACGTTACCATCACGGTCGGCGACCTTCCGCCCGGCCCCGAGACCGAAGCGGACGGAGACTCGACCGACGAGTCCGTCGGCGTCTCGTCCGAGCGGAGCGAAGACGAGGCTCGGCAGGGAGCGAAGCAAACTGCCGGCGGATTCTACGTTGCGGACGACGGGTCCGGTATCCCGGCCGAGAACCGAGACACGGTGTTCGAGGCGGGATACACGACTACCTCCGGGCAAGAAGGGACCGGACTAGGACTAGCGTTCGTCAGCGAACTCGCCGAGGTGTACGGTTGGGAGTACGAGGTGACGGAGAGCGCCGGTGGTGGGGCACGGTTCGAGTTCACTGACATCGACAGCGACCCGTAG
- a CDS encoding universal stress protein has product MIDSVVIATDGSESVTRAVRVALDLAERFDAAVHALYVVDTGEVDSSPEKLRDELRDALESQGEAALEAVRNHADREVTTAVREGRPAAEITEYAREWDADAVATGTRGRHGENRFLIGSVAERVVRSCPVPVLTVRQLENGE; this is encoded by the coding sequence ATGATAGATTCCGTCGTCATCGCCACCGACGGCTCGGAGAGCGTCACCCGTGCCGTGCGAGTCGCGCTCGACCTCGCCGAGCGATTCGACGCCGCGGTCCACGCCCTCTACGTCGTGGACACGGGCGAGGTCGATTCCTCGCCCGAGAAGCTGCGCGACGAGTTGCGCGACGCGCTCGAATCGCAGGGCGAGGCGGCCCTCGAAGCCGTCCGAAACCACGCCGACCGCGAGGTCACGACCGCGGTCCGCGAGGGTCGCCCGGCCGCCGAAATCACCGAGTACGCCCGCGAGTGGGACGCCGACGCGGTGGCGACCGGCACGCGAGGCCGCCACGGGGAGAACCGCTTTCTCATCGGGAGCGTTGCCGAGCGCGTCGTCCGGTCGTGTCCCGTCCCCGTGCTGACCGTCCGGCAGTTGGAGAACGGTGAGTAA
- a CDS encoding ABC transporter ATP-binding protein, which produces MSDLLSISNLRTQFNTERGVVEAVDDFDLTIREGETVGLVGESGSGKSVSALSLMQLVDDPGEIADGEAAFYHEELTADFAERYPSGVGDFVFPDEGYVDLLSTPEDPMREIRGGEVSMIFQDPMTSLNPALTVGEQVAESLRLHQYGGRRKDSWWNAVREIAPSLGGKDIDEEILQDTIGMLEEVGIPEPTERVEEYPHEFSGGMRQRVLIAIALACQPKLLVADEPTTALDVTIQAQILDLMNDLQDELGMSVLFITHDLGVVAETCDRVAVMYAGDIVEVGPVDEIFHNPSHPYTYALLESIPQEDKERLTPIEGNVPDLIDMPQGCHFAPRCPWAQPECTEGEIPNLQHGPEEVDHRAKCVLEEFDESQYGEEFETMTTRDHDVGDRLLEVEGMKKHFSRADGLLDEWLADEVESVKAVDGVDFDIYEGETVGLVGESGCGKSTAGRTLLHLEDPTDGRIVFQGTDLSGLDREQLRDKRKDMQMIFQDPLSSLDPRMTVGQIIAEPLKIHDLPEEDPEGDMSKKQQRRNRVAELMEAVGLEEGQYDRYPHEISGGQRQRVGIARALAVDPDFIVADEPVSALDVSVQAQILNLLEDLQEEFGLTYLFIAHDLSVVRHICDRIAVMYLGEIVEVADTDELFSDPKHPYTQALLSAIPEPDPRSDTEDRVILEGDVPSPIDPPSGCHFRTRCPQIIPPEDLDVEQDAYRQIMDYRERVESRAIDLDATWEEAAGGDVARTETATAADGGRPDASPAAFKAVLWDRLFDAEPSGRPRELVAESFDYLASGDWAAAESLLRDHFESVCERKDPVLQDEAHPAACHLYDQPQ; this is translated from the coding sequence GTGAGTGACTTACTGTCAATCTCAAATCTGCGGACGCAGTTCAACACCGAACGAGGTGTGGTCGAGGCGGTGGACGACTTCGACCTCACCATTCGGGAGGGCGAGACGGTCGGTCTGGTCGGCGAGTCCGGGTCGGGCAAGAGCGTCAGCGCGCTCTCGCTGATGCAGTTGGTGGACGACCCCGGCGAAATCGCGGACGGCGAGGCCGCCTTCTACCACGAGGAGTTGACCGCCGACTTCGCGGAGCGGTACCCCTCGGGCGTCGGGGACTTCGTGTTCCCCGACGAGGGGTACGTGGACCTGCTCTCGACGCCGGAGGACCCGATGCGCGAGATTCGGGGCGGCGAGGTCAGCATGATCTTCCAAGACCCGATGACCTCGCTCAACCCCGCGCTGACCGTGGGCGAGCAGGTCGCCGAGAGCCTGCGCCTCCACCAGTACGGCGGCCGCCGGAAGGACTCGTGGTGGAACGCGGTCCGGGAGATAGCGCCGAGCCTCGGCGGAAAGGACATCGACGAGGAGATTCTGCAGGACACCATCGGCATGCTCGAAGAGGTCGGCATCCCGGAACCGACCGAGCGCGTCGAGGAGTATCCCCACGAGTTCTCGGGCGGAATGCGCCAGCGCGTCCTCATCGCCATCGCGCTGGCCTGCCAGCCCAAACTGCTGGTCGCCGACGAGCCGACGACGGCGCTCGACGTGACGATTCAGGCCCAGATTCTCGACCTGATGAACGACCTGCAGGACGAGTTGGGGATGTCGGTCCTCTTCATCACCCACGACCTCGGCGTCGTCGCCGAGACCTGCGACCGCGTGGCCGTGATGTACGCCGGGGACATCGTGGAGGTCGGTCCCGTGGACGAAATCTTCCACAACCCGAGCCACCCCTACACCTACGCGCTGCTCGAATCCATCCCGCAGGAGGACAAAGAGCGCCTGACGCCCATCGAGGGCAACGTCCCGGACCTCATCGATATGCCCCAGGGTTGTCACTTCGCGCCCCGGTGCCCGTGGGCGCAACCCGAGTGTACCGAGGGCGAGATTCCGAACCTCCAGCACGGGCCCGAGGAGGTGGACCACCGCGCGAAGTGCGTCCTCGAAGAGTTCGACGAGAGCCAGTACGGCGAGGAGTTCGAGACGATGACGACCCGCGACCACGACGTGGGCGACCGCCTCCTCGAAGTCGAGGGGATGAAGAAGCACTTCTCGCGCGCGGACGGCCTGCTCGACGAGTGGCTCGCCGACGAGGTAGAGAGCGTCAAAGCCGTCGATGGCGTGGACTTCGACATCTACGAGGGCGAGACGGTCGGACTGGTCGGCGAATCGGGCTGTGGGAAATCGACCGCCGGGCGGACCCTGCTCCACCTCGAGGACCCGACCGACGGCCGCATCGTGTTCCAAGGCACCGACCTCTCGGGCCTCGACCGCGAGCAGTTGCGCGACAAGCGCAAGGACATGCAGATGATCTTCCAAGACCCCCTCTCCAGCCTCGACCCGCGGATGACGGTGGGTCAGATAATCGCCGAACCCCTCAAGATTCACGACCTGCCCGAGGAGGACCCCGAGGGGGACATGTCCAAGAAGCAACAGCGCCGGAATCGCGTCGCCGAACTGATGGAGGCCGTCGGTCTCGAAGAGGGCCAGTACGACCGCTACCCCCACGAGATTTCGGGCGGGCAGCGCCAGCGCGTGGGCATCGCCCGCGCGCTGGCGGTGGACCCGGACTTCATCGTCGCCGACGAACCGGTGTCGGCGCTCGACGTGTCGGTGCAGGCCCAGATTCTCAACCTGCTGGAGGACCTCCAAGAGGAGTTCGGGCTGACCTACCTGTTCATCGCCCACGACCTGAGCGTCGTCCGCCACATCTGCGACCGCATCGCGGTGATGTATCTGGGCGAGATCGTGGAGGTCGCCGACACCGACGAACTGTTCTCCGACCCGAAACACCCCTACACGCAGGCGCTGCTGTCGGCGATTCCGGAACCCGACCCGCGGTCCGACACCGAGGACAGGGTCATCCTCGAAGGCGACGTGCCATCGCCCATCGACCCGCCCTCCGGCTGTCACTTCCGGACGCGATGTCCCCAAATCATCCCGCCGGAGGACCTCGACGTCGAACAGGACGCGTACCGCCAGATTATGGACTACCGCGAGCGCGTCGAGAGCCGCGCCATCGACCTCGACGCGACGTGGGAGGAAGCCGCGGGCGGCGACGTCGCCCGGACCGAGACCGCGACCGCCGCGGACGGCGGGAGACCCGACGCCTCGCCCGCCGCGTTCAAAGCCGTCCTCTGGGACCGCCTGTTCGACGCGGAACCGTCGGGCCGACCGCGCGAACTCGTCGCCGAGTCGTTCGACTACCTCGCGTCGGGCGACTGGGCCGCCGCCGAGTCGCTGCTCCGCGACCACTTCGAGAGCGTCTGCGAGCGGAAGGACCCGGTGTTACAGGACGAGGCCCACCCCGCGGCCTGCCACCTCTACGACCAACCGCAGTAG